The genomic stretch GCATAAATTCTTTTTTACAAAAGCAGAATTTAGGGATCAATCTCAAAAGTTGGGGATAAAAAAATATTGATAATTTTGTGGAATGTTAAACGATGCCGAACTCCTCAAATTATTTTTACCTGAACTCTTGATTGAGCATTTTGAGATTGTAAAAGTTGAAGAAGAAAACAAAATCGTCCACATTTACTTTGACGAGAAAAATACAGCTCCGAAAGAATTTTCTTCTCTGTTATTGCAGTCAAAAGGTTTTGTTCCGGAAATTACCGTTGACGATTTTCCTCTTCGTGGAAAAACAGTAAAACTCCACATCAAACGCAGAAGATGGACCGATACAAAAACCGGCAACATCATCCAAAGAGATTGGAATCTCATTGCCAAAGGAACCCGCATGACACAGGATTTTGCCGAGTTCTTAAAAAAAATCAGCCGATACTAAAGCGCTTCCCTGTAA from Chryseobacterium indoltheticum encodes the following:
- a CDS encoding ISAon1 family transposase N-terminal region protein — translated: MLNDAELLKLFLPELLIEHFEIVKVEEENKIVHIYFDEKNTAPKEFSSLLLQSKGFVPEITVDDFPLRGKTVKLHIKRRRWTDTKTGNIIQRDWNLIAKGTRMTQDFAEFLKKISRY